ccaTAATGCTTCTGTTGTTGCTTCAAAAGTTGCTACGTATTCTACctccattgtggaatcaattatacaagtttgttttatgcttctccaaactactacCCTTCTATTTAGAGTGAATACTAATCCTGATAtagactttctagcatctttatcagtttgaaaatcataatgagtgtatccagtaaggattAAATCTTTTGTACCATACACGAGAatgtagtgttttgttcttcaaagatattttagaacatTCTTAACGGTTGTCCAGTGATCACGTCCAAGATTGGActgatacctactgaccatccctactaAGTAGCAAATGTCAGATCTAGTACACAACATTGCATAtatcaaacttccaacagcggaagcataggaaatttttctcatatcctcaatttcttgaggtgtcttaggacattgttcctttgacaaatgaattccatagATGTATAATAGCataccctttttggaattctacattttatatctagacaacattttgtctatataagatgcttgagacatggctagtgttttgtttttgcagTTCTGTACAATTTGGATCTTaagaacgtattgtgcatttcccagaactttcatttgaaattgcatagctagccatttcttgatattagTATGAAATCCTATGTCcttttccaataagtagaatatcatctacatacaaGACTAAGAATACtacaatggaattgacgaccttttttgtaaacataagGTTCGTCAACCTTTTGtatcaaagccataagatttgatcatagtatcaaatcttatattccaggatctagatgtttgttttaatccataaatggatttttgaatcttacaaaccttttgttcttgatcttgatctATAAACCCCTCTAATTGAGTAatatagatactctcttcaagattttcattcaaaaaaattgtcttgacatccatctgccaaatttcataatcataaaacatGGCGATGCATAAGactattctaattgactttagcATGGCAACGATAGAGAAAGTTTCTTCATAGTCTATGTTAGAAAGAGACATGCGCAgtggaaaaatggaatacaaaATTACCCTAATTGCACCTATTTAACTTGcaaccctaaattaaaagaattagggtttaggaaatattatacCTTTGTATCTATTCGAATATGAACGTCTATACCTctcacaaaattccaaaagtttttgaaaccaaaatgtaaCACCTTAAACttacactactacaaaaacaggctttcttgacgtttgtagttttaattacttgacgttttttgaaaaaaacgtcaagaaagcggtgatttcaaagaaaaaacgtcaagaatttctATGAAAAGGCGGAGATATGCcaatcttcaactttcttgacgttttttaaacgtcaagtaatatttatttatccttgacgttttaaaaacgtcaagtaatatctattaaattcttgaagttttaaaaacgtcaagtatttttataaattcgaCATTCTTGACATTTTCTAAACATCAAGAGAGCGGTtgttcttgacgttttaaaaacgtcaagttcgattaaataaaaaaaaaaaggaaacacgCGTTAATAATTAGGTGAGAATTAATCCTTTTGCCCTAGAAATTAAAAcgcatcttcttcttcttcacgcCTAAGCATTTTCGAAATCTCCACCTTCACATTGTCGTCGCGCTTGAGTTTTTGAAATCTCCAACTGAAATCACCGTTCTTGAAGTTGGGGAAGCCCTATCCCACACCCATTCTTGACGTGATTCGAAATTGGTCTTCACACTCGTTCGAAATCACCATTCGAAATCGCCACCGAAGATTAATTCCATCTCTTCACACTCAATCTCCGTCTGCCATCCACCGTGCTTCAAGTCGGGCTCCTTCGAAAATGTCATCCATCGTCGCTTCTCTATACGAAAACTCCATCCTTCTTTATTTAGAGATTAGAAATTAATTCTCATTCACGTATGAAGATATCTTGATTTGTGATTTGAaccttttgtatttgtatagaAGCGACGTATTGCTCATGGTGCTTTGGGTTTTTTGGGTTAGAAATTTGAACCTCACGCATGAAGAGgttagaaattaattcctCTTCCCTCTTCACGTATAAAGTTGGGGAAAGTCCATATATCACATGGTGCTTTGGGTTCTCCTTACAAATCCAATGGAGTTGATGATTGATATGAGAAGATACAGATTGATAGAAGGAGATATGGCTTATACGGGACCGTATTTTCCCTACTGTCACACAGTAGGTGAGTAATGTAACTATTTTCCATTAACTTTCTCTACCTTCCTATTTCTCTTGGCTTATACGGTTGTATTATGGTTGAGAAATGGTCGTCCATCTTACTGCTTGATGttgtttgaaaacaaaagactaaccattttaaaccaaaatttgtcCCGAATATGCACAGATGACCGTGAGGGATACTCTAAACTCTGCACTTGATGAAGAAATGTCTGTtgatcaaaaaaaaaaaaaatttatgagagaAGAGGTGAGGGAGAATGAACACAAACCCATTTATGtttgtatattatatgatttgtCTACACTTATgattaatttcaaacattttgatGCAGGTCGGAGAATATCAGGAGACTTATAAGGTTAGGTAGGTGGAAGAGATGATCTCTACTTCACatgatatttgaatttcttattcatttaattgtacattttaacaatttttggCTTTTTTATTCCCTTCAATTAGATAACCAAAAGGATTTTGGAGAAATATGGTTCTGAGAGGGTTCTTGATACCCCAATCACAGAGGTTGTTTCTTAACCCAGAAACATTGTTTTCCGtcaattttattgaactaCATTGTTATTTCATCATTGCAGAAGCTGGTATTTGTATCCAAAATTTCTCCATTctattggaatttttttatatttttgcaatttattattcaatcaaTCACTTCCCTCTTTGTTCATGCTAATAAAAATCTAgctacttttgaaattacaGGAGGTAAAATGCAGAACATTTGTTAACCAAGTCACTTATTTCGGactaaaaaaaaggtaacaacCAATTTGTTAACCATGTTTGCACTttcaatattgtttaatttttttgtgttacaCTTTCATATTAACTATAGTTGCAAAAATAGGtaacaagaaatttatttttttagaacttaAAACAACAATGGTTGGATATCCAGTTGTGATTTAtgcatattttttgtattggctttttgtttgattgtgtTGAAAGAAAGTTATAGTTCAAAGTGTTAGAGGCTTGGCCACCTTAGATTTGCAATTCCATTATGTCTTACTCTTTCGTGCATTATAATTATAAGTGTGTAGAAAAACATGTggtgtttgtttaattatacaaTGTACTTACTTTCCCCTCATGTGTGCATTATAAGTATTTTCTGGCTTACTAATAACTTCATTGAAATtctagttaatttatttatgatctATCGCTAAACAATTACACAAGCTGAAGTGAATGAATAAATGTGCAAACACAAAATCTACTATGATGTTGAGTTGAATAGTGATGGTTGGATTTCTATTATGCtatgttatattaattatcatcaaatttttttcagGCTGCGAGAACCGGTGACTTAGAGCTTTTTCGTCGCGACTTGGAGCTTTCTCAAACTGTTATTGGGAAGTTTTTGGATAGTTTTTAGATAAGTTAGTTAATTTAGGAAGTTGAGTTGAACTAGGATGTTGAGTTGAACTTATGACAATCTAATgagattgtttatattatttttgcaactgatatgaaatattcatatatgtattgttttggaaatgattatatataaatatggtgaagcattttatttatatatgattatttttctaacGCTTTGCACTATACTAAAAAGCCTTGATCTTCTTCCCCccaatgttttcataaacttcttaAGACAGACCCTGACCTTGGTTAGGCTCGGATCTCCTTGGATTATCACCTTCTTCCCCTGATATGTAAATGTTAACATCAGATTCTTCCAATCCACTCCAGTCGTTCCCAAGGAATACAATCACTGCATTCCAAGTATGGCAACTACCCCTCCGAACTTCAAGGGTAAAAACTCATTCACTACCTTCTAGTCTCCCAGCATTAACTCAACATCTTCACAAATTACCTTCCCTTTGACTACAGTGCCCGAGCCCAAAATGACTCCATAATTCGACGTTTCTTTTGTACTCAGTTGCAactctttcactatttttttctgaaaTGAAATTGCGTGTGACTCCACAATCAATTAGTACTATAGCCACCTTCCCTTGTATCATctcttttaccttcattttccctaggttggataatcccaccaCATAATTAATGGATAATTCCACCACCACCTGACTCTTCTCTACGATCTCAGGGgcattcaattctttctgATCAATTCCTccttcaataatttcatactCCTCGCCTTCTTCCTTCACAACAATCATTCGCAATTCCCTTTGCTCTTTCATCTTGCATTTGTGGTCatgagaatatttctcattacagTGAAAGCACAATCCCTTCTTTCTAGATTGAAATTCAGCATCAAATAAGCGCTTCGTCTGTCCCTCTTTCCGTACTTCCTCTTTTGTTGTTCCTCGTAGAGTAATAGTTCTCATCGGCCAATTCATTCctcctttactttcttctgTATTCGCAATGGTATTAGCCTTGGTGCTATTGTGGGAGTTTATCACCTTTTCTCCAGAATATCCAGAAAGATTTGCTTCCTGACATCTTCCTTGTTCTCTACCTTTTGCGCGATTAGTATCATTTGTGCTAATCCCTTCGACTCACATAAATCCATCTCCGCCTAGATCCACAGTTTCAATCCTGACATAAATGTCTCTTTTACCACCTTCTCTAATAGGTCCGACAAAGGAGCTACCCACTTAtcgaataaattttgatattcctCTATCGTTgtcttttgttgaatttgcaAGAACCTTACATACAACGATTCCTCCCTCACGGATCGAAATCGCACCAATAATCTTTCCTTCATATTCACCCAATCTACAAAGTTCTCTCGTTCTTCTTCAGAACGGTAAAAGTTCAATGCTAGTCCCTCAAAACTAATAGTGGATacagtcattttctcaaattcagtAAGTTTATGAATGTGCAAATACCTCTCTACGCGAAACAGCCAAGAATCGGGATCATCTCCATTGAATATCGACATCTCCACCTTCTTAAACTTATTGCAGTCATTATTACTTTCatcatctattttcttttcttccttccttgtTTCGTTCTCCCATCTTGGTCACCCTTCGCCTTCGTCCACATTCTTCGTCGATGAATTGTGCATTGTTGTCGATTCCATAATTCGTAACATCATCTGATTCTACCTCTCcatatttttggatattttggcCAACGTCTTTTCGATCACCAGTATCTTACTAATCTCTTTCTTAATGTCTTGTATTTCCTGGTCAAACGTCTCCATCTCTTCGATTCGAGTATGAACCATTTGCATTCTTCTTGCCCGAGATcaatgctctgataccaatttgatggaaaccagtcttggaataaaattgctactatattattaatgatagaatagGAATGAAATCCTAATTACAATATGAAATCCCTCTCCTGttatcctctctctcaaggaagaatagaaattcactttctcaaacaaaacctAACTTTCCCGCCCAcgattactttttatttatactaacaatAAGGTAACTAAACCTTCCCTTTACTAACCCTCACATGCTATTCATGTGCacgtgatattttttttttcaatttctttgtcCCTCTTCCGCTGTACAGATGTAATATGGGGGTCTATCAGATTCCTCATCTTTTCAAAACctccaatcaaactcaatgctaagtttgactgctcccttcagAGTGACGACACTCATTTTCCCCCTTCGGTGGTTTGGAGAggattccttctctttttaaagccctcaatcaaacttgatgctatgtttagaacgctaagaataggtggtctagttttggttaggccaaaagtgaaattttcCCCCAAAAGCACTAATaattagggaactcaacacattctacttgacttAATCGACTTcactctctaatttttatgagcttttttcaatgcatattgcatatgttttttttatagttgttgattgtgtcacatttttatggtttgcATTTACaagcctcttttttctttctttggtatgcaatatGGTAATAGGCCCTGCTAGAATCGGTGGGGTAATCtctctatggttctacacttagtttcaaagtttgattattCCCTTCGAAGGGTCTATCAGAttcctcttcttttcaaagccctcaatcaaactcaattagagtaaaaaggaaaaaatttcatcttgGGCGCGTGTACCTCACACGTGTCTCTCTAGGATTTCCAAGTTCTCTCACTCGGCTGGTGAAGGAGGCGAATGCCTGGTGAGTGTTGCGGTCAGCAAGGGATCAAATTCGAAGGTAATTCATTCGATTTTGGCAGATTGAATGTGAAAACTAATGTCATTTGGTATCCATTTCGAAATTGATTACAATTGATCAATTGAACCATTACGAATGATATTCATTTTGATTCGGGAGAATTAACGTCTGTCcagaaattgtttaaatctaTTTCCAAGCTGAATTGATTTGAACTATCTTGAAAGTATTGTGTGTGGTACGAATCAATTTATTGGCAACCACTTCTGGGTTTGAAGACCATGATTTAATTCACTCACTGGAGGGATCTCGCATGAATCTCCTCGgttgaatttcaattctttttgaGTTCATTCGTGTTCCCAGATTGGGCTGAAAAGATCATCACGGATGTTGGGTTGATGTCCTAAGCATGAAACGATGAAGAAATTATCCAGTGACGTTAAGGAGGTGAAGAAACGCATGATGTCAAGCCTTCAACGCGTACATGATATGGCGGCGAACGACCGAAGGGCGGCGACTGCAAAGGGTGGCCTAATTTATGTGAGGAAGAAACGGTCGGACATGAGTGGACCCGAACCGGTTTACGTGAACCgtgaaacatataaaaatcaaaatacagGAAATGGACCGAGCGGAGATGGTCCCATGAAGATTGTTGGCCCAAAGGCGTGTGGGCCGattgttttgaatgaaaactTGATGAAGCCTAGTGAGCCGGTAAATGGGCCGAAGCCGAATGGTGTGGACACATTTATGAATGGAATTGGTCATGGATCTCTGGTTGATGGGCCATCGTTGAATGATGGGCCACCCATCTCACACGAAACTGGGATCTCACAGAAGGAGTGCTTACCTGCTGGTGCTTCAAGTGTTCAGCATGTTGGACAAATTGCAGCGACCGAAGGATATGGACCTGGGCTGGATGCTATTGCAAGTGCCCCAAAGATTGGGCCTGTTGATGGGCATTTGAATGATGGGCCAGCCATTAGAGAACCGTTTGGTACTAATTCAAATGGTGGGCCGCCTGTTCCTATTCGTGGGCATGAGGTGCATAAATCTAATAATTATGGAGGTGTAGGTAAAAATTCATGGGCTTCCTTATTTGGCTCAACAAGAGGTTTCTCTATGACCTATACACCTCTGACTACTGTgggagagaaaattgtggTGACCCCGTTTGAAGAAGTTATTAGTCAAGGAGTTAGAGTGTGGGAGAACTCCCTCATCAGGCAATTAATTGATGCAAAATTGTCGTATCTAGTCATCTATCGTCTTATAGAGAAGATTTGGGGTAGAATTGAAATGCCAACAATTACTCTGATGGAGAATGGGCTCATCTGCTTTGAATTCAAACATCTGAAGTCGATAGAGTGGATCTTATCCCGTGGCCCATGGCACCTTGGAGGCAAACCTATGCTCCTCCGCAAATGGACTCCAGGTATAGTTCCTGAATCCTTTGTCTTTGATTCAGTTCCTGTTTGGATAAAGTTAGGGAGGATTCCGTTGGAGCTATAGACGGATGTTGGTTTGACTGTGGTAGCGAGTGCAATAGGAAAACCTTTTTCAGTTGATCTTGCTACTAAAGAGAGGCGTCGTCTTTCTTATTCCCGTATATGTGTGGAATTGAATGTGGACAGTATTATGCCTGCCGAAGTTACAGTCAACCTTAGAGGAGAGGAATTTATTGTAACTGTCACTTATGAGTGGAAACGGAAAAAATGTACCTTGTGTCGATCTTTTGGACACTCGCAAAACACCCTTTAAAGAGGcaatgaaaatagtaaaaaggaaGCTGCAAGTAAAGAGGTTCCTGTTAAAGAGGTTGTTCCTACTAAAGAGGTGGTTCCAGATTGTGGGGAGTATGGAGATGTTGTGTTGGAATCCTTCCAACAcatggaagaaggagaaattaTTACCCATAAACTGCCTGAAAAGGTGGAGGTAAATCGGAGAGGAATTTACCCAATTGACAGGAAAAATAGGGGAATGATCTCTATTTGGGACAGAGGGAAAAGGGCGGAAGCGAGTATCACTAACTCCTTTAACAACCTCATGGAGGTGGATAAAGGAGATAAATGGCCtttatctatagtggatggCTCCCCTCCTCCCTTACGAGTAGATGACTCTTCTATGGTCGTTTTGAGTACTACAGGTGATGTAATTCCTATGGGAGAGGCGGCTCCCATACGACCTCATGGTTAGTTGGTGTACGTGGAACGTGCGGGGCCTTAATAGCCCTGTAAAGTGTAGAGCGGTGAAGGACTTCTTAGCCGTGTCTATGGTGGGTTTCTATTGCATCCTGGATACTAGAGTTCGAGAGGAGAACTTTGTCTCGATATCTAGAAGATTTAGTGATTCGTAAGGGTTCATTAGTAACTACAGCAATAGTGGAGTAGGTCGGATGTGGATTATGTGGAAACGTAACAGATTCGTGTTCACGACTAACGAGGTTGTCGACCGGTTTATTTCTGGTGTAATAACAGATTTGATCTCTGGGGAGAAGGTAGAGGTTCTGTGTGTGTATGCCTCTAATAGTAATATCGAGAGACGTGTTTTATGGAGGCGAATAATTGAGATCTCTGCTGGTTGGAGAGGACCGGGTATGGTCTTTGGTGATTTTAACACCATCAGACTCCACTCTGAAGCCTTCGGGGGTGCTCCGAACGTGGAGGATATGGAGGAGTTTGACATGGCTATTCGAGAGGCGGACCTTGTTGAACCCGCGGTCCAGGAGAACTGGTTTACTTGGACTAGTAAGAGACATGGGTTGGGTTTGATGAGGAGACTTGATCGTATCCTAGTGAATGATGAGGGGCTTAGTACATGGCCTAACATGTGGGTTAACGTCCTCCCGTGGGGTATTTCTGATCATTCTTCCATACTTGTCTATCCCAGTAATCAGCGAAGCCAACAAGTGGtctcttttcgtttctttaacCATTGGGTTGAAGAAGCGTCCTTTATGGATGTTGTGTCCTCTGCTTGGACCAAAGATACTAGAGTTTCTCCAATTGTGAATAGTGTAAGGAACTTAAGAAATCTCAAGTCGATTCTTCGCAGACATTTTGGTAGGCATATTCGAACCATCAGTGAGGATGTTCGTCTTGCCAATGACACCATGGTCCGAGCTTAAAGAAAGATGGAGACGAACTCTCTGTCGGAGGAGGCGACTAATCACGCGAGCTTAGCCACGATAAACTTTTGGAAAGCAGTTAGAGTGGAGGAAGCCGCTATGCGCCAGAAGTCGCAAATCAGATGGTTGAAGCTAGATGACCAGAATACTGCCTTTTTTCATCGATATGTTCGATCAAGGCAGAGCAGCAATGCTTTGAGATCAGTTATTGACCCAGATGGAAATTAGTTGACTAACCATGATCAGGTGACTCAGGTGGTTgtgaattatttcaaagatagTGTGGGTTCTCAATATTAGCTATAGAGAGCTCTCTACTTGTATTGAGGAGATTGTTCAGTTTAGATGGACTGAGGAGTGTTGTCAGGCCCTCCAGTCGCCTATTGGCAGGAAGGAAGTGAGACGTGTTCTGTTCTCCATGGATGGTGGAAAGGCTCCAGGCCGTGATGGGTATTTAGTTGGCTTCTTCAAAGGAGTTTGGACAGTGGTTGGAGAGGGCTTCTGTGATGTCGTCTTACACTTCTTTGAGACCAATTACTTCCCTCAAGGGGTGAATACGACTGCTATTACacttattcctaaaaggaatggTGTTAATCGATTGGAGGATTTCAGCCCTATATCTTGTTGTAGCGTTATTTATAAGTTCATTTCAAGAATCTTGGCAGATAGGCTTCGTGTGtggcttctttcttttgttagtgGAAATCAGCCAGCTTTCATCCCTGGGAGGAGTATTATtgacaatattcttctttgtcaggAGCTTGTAAGGGCATACCATTTGCACGAGGTAAACCTCGGTCCACTATGAAGGTTGACCTCCAAAAAGCTTATGATTCTGTTAATTGGGATTTCCTCTTTGGCCTGCTGATTGCCATAGGTACGCCTTTAAGATTTGTGAGTTGGGTTCGAGCGTGTGTGACCTCTCcgatgttctccattatgattaatggatcGTTGGAAGGTTTTTTCCATGGGAGGAAAGGACTTAGACAAGGTGACCCTTTATCCCCGTTCTTATTTGTGATGGTCATG
This is a stretch of genomic DNA from Cucumis sativus cultivar 9930 chromosome 4, Cucumber_9930_V3, whole genome shotgun sequence. It encodes these proteins:
- the LOC116403248 gene encoding pyruvate dehydrogenase E1 component subunit beta, mitochondrial-like, whose protein sequence is MTVRDTLNSALDEEMSVDQKKKKFMREEVGEYQETYKITKRILEKYGSERVLDTPITEEVKCRTFVNQVTYFGLKKRLREPVT
- the LOC116403412 gene encoding uncharacterized protein LOC116403412 codes for the protein MWKRNRFVFTTNEVVDRFISGVITDLISGEKVEVLCVYASNSNIERRVLWRRIIEISAGWRGPGMVFGDFNTIRLHSEAFGGAPNVEDMEEFDMAIREADLVEPAVQENWFTWTSKRHGLGLMRRLDRILVNDEGLSTWPNMWVNVLPWGISDHSSILVYPSNQRSQQVVSFRFFNHWVEEASFMDVVSSAWTKDTRVSPIVNSVRNLRNLKSILRRHFGRHIRTISEDVRLANDTMVRA